Proteins from a genomic interval of Papaver somniferum cultivar HN1 chromosome 4, ASM357369v1, whole genome shotgun sequence:
- the LOC113271387 gene encoding uncharacterized protein LOC113271387 isoform X1, which produces MAKGKVDFLEDLVLPKAAAKDEGTGGNNDAKSLLGFLDDSKDQASDNIIPLSPQWLYAKPTDIKPGVTNAQGDLRNSTDLAQKDGWRLVGSQDKKDRGKIGGDTENARRWREEERETGVLGRRRKEDRRSDSVSSKEAVEARALPSSDRWHDVSNRNSGHESQRDGKWSSRWGPDDKEKESRTEKKVDSKKEESYSDKQSSSVGNRAILERETDSRDKWRPRHRLELHSGGSSTHRAAPGFGSERGRIEPSIVGFAPGRGRASIVGSPSLSRPSSSGPIGAAPVDRKRVVSADAFCYPRGKLLDIYRKQKLVPSFGEVPLSMVEISPVTQKDLVEPLAFVSPQEEEEGVLNEIWKGRLTSSGVVYSSRDKSMKSNGDMTGITVMSSIESQQGVPSTANSQESRGCFSKALIGDEIGVHDSQKNLLDAKEAYHSEGGNKALITVGEHHISSGLASLTIKDCDVGIEGNSGSSVLGDNLKVGENGLSVHSGSVLEPKLENIDSVATLESRNKPFSDSSSLQEVSSTNEQFLKNNEESNQLERDTPPEEWSLFYKDPQGETQGPFLGVDIISWFDQGFFGTDLLVCLSDAPDGTAFQELGDLMPHLKLKSLSNSDGNLVSKLDNLSDAVSSIPEPSHPDSQNLHDVVPRDKEVLFRGRRGSSNSNSNGELYSNINEVQANSANIPVPDDLNKLHPFGLLLSELEGTNARHTQLSNMSPGNGDQGRYMNPSAGMNIPFVGHKQSSFDTMAGSPVGGEEWSDIYRKSMPPNPNSSGHFSRIEQESDRFDLAEQFMAQQLHQQNVLSSHSSLHSKGLSLEQFPTSSMEQFQNSVLALSRNPLHQQQSITQQRSELELLKLRLQQEQQLQLQLQQQQQLHQRRMQLQQQQQQEQQQKLLLEQLLHQKMHNRGFGQSEIDHLRASNMVDQVLMRQRLRHELQQQQSRSSIAHPDPRLEQLMEARFGQHPHREHHNDLRDLLSRAKQGQIHPQELQLLVQLEQEQAMALAHQKMMEEERRNGAVWSLDENRQFVQPTVNPLQDQFGGAGPADFYHRQQRPSYEEQLSHRDQNLAVHQLLQRGGYEPDSVPFERSISLPNGGSGLNLDGINALAHLQGRDIQERHTQMHPAGQMNNFSSGIQSHHQPHIPDQFLPSNFDALERRSSESNGQHDNNWIESRIQQMHLEAERQRRESVTGLQPKEPSSWVPTGVINGESSDRVLMDLMHRKQGMHSEDPNLARHSFNLFTDQQAGLSNSFTGGTHRSNVGNSLQDGLVNVGMDERHSSLETGEPFSNRSHSGALHEEELFFSSRPELSQTGYGDSGMRVASSTVERDSPEGKVENKRMSEGMFTTDWAISEAQVSMYEQGTIPRDSGELSAGIPSRHTSLGNSEGRQDSETMSSSGMKDTSFRRTSSSSDTDDASETSFIDMLKSANKKQQQQQMMVEGGGDGSMELLDGAQGRYGKKKGKKGKQINPALLGFKVTSNRIMMGEIQRLDE; this is translated from the exons ATGGCGAAAGGAAAGGTTGATTTTCTAGAGGATCTAGTTTTACCGAAAGCGGCTGCTAAAG ATGAGGGCACTGGAGGAAACAATGATGCAAAGTCGCTGTTGGGGTTTCTTGATGATTCAAAAG ATCAAGCTTCAGACAACATCATACCGCTGTCTCCTCAATGGCTTTATGCTAAACCAACTGATATTAAGCCAGGTGTTACCAATGCACAAGGG GATTTGCGAAACTCCACCGATCTTGCTCAGAAAGATGGTTGGCGATTAGTTGGATCGCAGGACAAGAAAGACCGGGGAAAGATTGGAGGTGACACTGAAAATGCTCGTCGCTGGCGTGAAGAAGAAAGGGAAACTGGCGTGCTAGGTAGAAGGCGAAAAGAAGATAGGCGCAGTGACAGTGTCTCAAGTAAGGAAGCTGTTGAGGCTAGAGCTTTGCCTTCTTCTGATAGGTGGCACGATGTTTCCAACCGTAATTCTGGTCATGAATCACAAAGAGACGGTAAATGGTCATCTAGGTGGGGTCCTGATGACAAAGAGAAGGAATCTCGAACCGAGAAAAAGGTCGATAGCAAGAAAGAAGAATCTTACAGTGACAAGCAGTCATCTTCTGTTGGTAACCGTGCAATTTTGGAGCGTGAAACTGATTCTCGTGATAAATGGAGGCCTCGCCATCGTTTGGAACTTCATTCAGGCGGGTCATCAACCCACCGTGCTGCACCAGGATTCGGTTCGGAGAGAGGTCGGATAGAACCTTCAATTGTGGGTTTTGCTCCTGGTCGAGGAAGGGCAAGCATCGTTGGGAGTCCATCACTAAGTAGGCCTTCATCCTCTGGCCCAATTGGTGCTGCTCCTGTAGATAGAAAGCGTGTTGTTTCTGCAGATGCATTTTGCTACCCTAGAGGAAAACTTCTCGATATCTATCGTAAGCAAAAGCTTGTTCCGTCTTTTGGCGAAGTTCCTCTCAGTATGGTGGAAATATCCCCAGTAACTCAAAAAGATTTGGTCGAGCCGTTGGCCTTTGTTTCACCTCAGGAAGAAGAGGAG GGTGTTCTCAACGAGATATGGAAGGGGAGACTCACCAGCAGTGGAGTTGTATATTCCTCCAGAGACAAAAGCATGAAGTCCAATGGAGATATGACAG GTATTACTGTGATGTCTTCGATTGAAAGCCAACAGGGTGTACCTTCTACTGCAAACTCACAAGAAAGTCGTGGGTGCTTCTCAAAGGCTTTGATTGGTGATGAAATAGGTGTCCATGATTCacaaaagaacttgttagatg CGAAAGAAGCATATCATAGTGAAGGCGGGAATAAGGCTTTGATCACAGTTGGAGAACATCACATATCCAGTGGTTTGGCTTCCTTAACTATCAAGGATTGTGATGTTGGTATAGAAGGAAACTCTGGTAGTTCAGTTCTCGGGGATAACCTTAAAGTTGGTGAGAATGGGTTGTCTGTACATTCCGGTTCTGTTTTAGAGCCCAAACTTGAAAATATTGATTCAGTTGCTACCTTAGAAAGCCGTAATAAGCCATTTAGTGACTCCAGTTCTTTACAAGAGGTTTCAAGCACTAATGAGCAGTTTTTGAAGAACAATGAAGAATCTAATCAATTAGAAAGGGATACCCCACCCGAGGAATGGAGTTTATTTTATAAGGATCCTCAAGGGGAGACGCAGGGGCCATTCTTAGGCGTGGACATCATTTCATGGTTTGACCAGGGCTTTTTTGGAACTGATTTACTGGTCTGTTTATCTGATGCTCCAGACGGAACTGCTTTTCAAGAACTTGGGGATCTCATGCCTCATCTGAAACTTAAATCTCTGTCCAACTCTGATGGCAACCTTGTCTCTAAGTTGGATAACCTTTCTGATGCTGTTTCATCTATTCCTGAACCCAGTCATCCTGATAGTCAAAACTTGCACGATGTTGTCCCACGAGATAAAG AAGTCCTGTTTCGTGGAAGGCGCGGAAGTAGCAATAGCAATTCTAATGGGGAGTTGTATTCCAACATTAACGAAGTGCAGGCAAATTCTGCTAATATCCCTGTTCCTGATGACTTAAATAAGTTGCATCCCTTTGGTCTTTTATTGTCTGAACTCGAGGGAACTAATGCTAGGCATACCCAGCTGTCAAACATGTCACCTGGAAACGGTGATCAGGGACGTTATATGAATCCTAGTGCTGGAATGAATATCCCTTTTGTAGGTCACAAGCAGAGTTCATTTGATACCATGGCTGGCTCCCCAGTTGGTGGGGAGGAGTGGTCAGACATTTACAGAAAAAGTATGCCTCCTAATCCGAACTCTAGTGGTCACTTTTCACGCATAGAGCAAGAAAGTGATCGGTTTGATTTAGCGGAGCAGTTTATGGCACAGCAATTACACCAACAAAATGTGCTTTCTTCTCATTCGTCTCTGCATTCGAAAGGACTCAGTCTGGAGCAATTTCCAACTTCCTCTATGGAACAGTTTCAAAATTCCGTTCTAGCTCTGAGCAGAAACCCTCTTCACCAGCAACAATCAATCACTCAACAAAGATCGGAGTTGGAATTGTTAAAACTTAGGCTTCAACAAGAGCAACAACTGCAGctccagttgcagcagcagcagcagcttcatcAGCGCCGTATGCaactgcagcaacaacagcagcaggaacAGCAGCAGAAGTTGCTCCTCGAACAGCTGCTCCATCAGAAGATGCATAATCGTGGCTTTGGGCAGTCTGAAATAGACCATCTAAGAGCAAGCAACATGGTTGATCAGGTACTAATGAGGCAGCGTCTTCGGCAtgagctgcagcaacaacagtcCCGTTCCTCTATAGCGCACCCTGATCCACGTCTTGAGCAGCTTATGGAAGCAAGATTTGGTCAACACCCACACAGGGAACACCATAACGATTTACGGGACCTTCTTTCACGTGCTAAGCAAGGTCAGATTCATCCCCAGGAGTTACAACTCCTCGTTCAGCTAGAGCAGGAGCAAGCTATGGCATTAGCACACCAGAAAATGATGGAAGAAGAGAGGCGTAATGGTGCAGTTTGGTCTCTTGATGAAAATCGTCAGTTTGTCCAGCCTACAGTTAATCCGCTGCAGGATCAATTTGGTGGAGCTGGCCCAGCTGATTTTTACCATCGACAACAGAGGCCTTCATATGAAGAACAACTAAGTCATCGCGATCAAAATCTGGCAGTACATCAACTGTTGCAGAGAGGCGGTTATGAGCCAGATTCAGTTCCATTTGAAAGGTCAATATCTTTGCCTAATGGAGGTAGTGGTCTTAATTTAGATGGTATAAACGCCCTGGCTCATCTTCAAGGTCGAGATATTCAGGAACGACACACTCAGATGCACCCGGCTGGGCAAATGAATAATTTTTCTTCTGGTATTCAGTCTCACCACCAGCCTCACATTCCTGACCAGTTCCTCCCTTCAAACTTTGACGCACTGGAGCGACGCAGCTCTGAGAGCAATGGGCAGCATGACAATAATTGGATAGAATCTCGCATTCAACAAATGCACCTTGAAGCTGAAAGGCAGAGAAGGGAGTCAGTTACTGGTTTGCAACCCAAAGAACCTAGTTCCTGGGTTCCAACTGGAGTCATAAATGGTGAGAGCTCTGACAGAGTCTTAATGGACCTTATGCACCGGAAACAGGGGATGCACTCTGAAGACCCAAATTTAGCACGCCATTCCTTCAATCTCTTCACAGATCAACAAGCAGGTCTAAGCAATTCTTTCACTGGAGGCACCCACCGCTCTAATGTGGGAAATTCATTGCAGGACGGGTTGGTTAATGTCGGCATGGATGAGCGGCATAGCAGTTTGGAAACTGGGGAACCATTTTCCAATAGATCCCATTCTGGGGCATTACACGAAGAAGAGTTGTTCTTTTCAAGTAGGCCCGAGTTGTCCCAGACCGGTTATGGGGATTCTGGCATGCGTGTTGCTAGCTCAACTGTGGAGAGAGACTCACCTGAAGGAAAGGTGGAAAATAAGCGTATGTCTGAAGGCATGTTCACAACTGACTGGGCAATTTCAGAGGCTCAAGTTAGCATGTATGAGCAAGGAACGATTCCTAGGGATAGTGGGGAGCTTTCAGCTGGTATCCCTAGCAGGCACACTTCACTTGGCAACTCCG aGGGAAGACAAGATTCTGAAACCATGTCTTCCTCGGGTATGAAAGATACAAGTTTCAGAAGAACCTCTTCTAGCAGTGACACAGATGATGCTTCAGAGACATCATTCATAGATATGTTGAAGAGTGCCAAcaagaagcagcagcaacaacaaatgaTGGTAGAGGGAGGAGGTGATGGCAGCATGGAATTATTGGATGGTGCACAAGGGAGATATGGcaaaaagaaaggaaagaaagggAAGCAAATTAATCCTGCTCTCCTTGGTTTCAAAGTCACCAGCAACCGGATCATGATGGGGGAGATCCAACGCCTAGACGAGTGA